A single Silvibacterium dinghuense DNA region contains:
- the mctP gene encoding monocarboxylate uptake permease MctP, whose amino-acid sequence MGGDFYTAYTVIAVPAALYGTGAPGFFAIPYCIFIYPYMLVVLPRLWNVCHRHGYVTLADFARGRHGSRALSIALALTGILATMPYIALQLVGMREVISALGIYGEWPLIAAFVILAAYTWTSGLRAPAAIAIVKDVMLYIMVIAAVVILPAKLGGYGHIFATASAALSTHKPAASIVLKPAQYWSYSTLALGSAIAIVLYPHTATGVLSAGSGRIIKRNAALMPAYNLLLALIALLGYMAIAAGVHTADTSSAVPLLFVKMFPGWFSGFCLAAIGVGALVPAAIMSIAASNLFTRNLWAELRRTPMTPRQESSVAKVVSLFLKFGALAFVLFVKAQYAIELQLLGGIWIAQLFPTIVLGLFTRWLHGRALFWGWAAGMATGTGLAITRDLKSSIYPFTFGTHIIAVYVAIPALLVNLIVAAMVTLLLRAMGRPHLPDATEPEDYLPVEV is encoded by the coding sequence ATTGGCGGCGACTTCTACACCGCGTATACGGTCATTGCCGTCCCTGCCGCGCTCTACGGCACAGGCGCGCCGGGCTTCTTTGCCATCCCGTATTGCATTTTCATCTATCCCTACATGCTGGTGGTGCTGCCGCGGCTCTGGAATGTCTGTCACCGTCACGGTTACGTAACCCTGGCCGACTTCGCCCGTGGGCGCCATGGCAGCCGTGCGCTCTCGATCGCGCTGGCCCTCACCGGCATTCTCGCCACCATGCCCTACATCGCGCTGCAGCTGGTCGGCATGCGTGAGGTCATCAGCGCGCTCGGCATCTACGGCGAGTGGCCGCTCATCGCGGCCTTCGTGATCCTTGCCGCCTATACGTGGACCAGCGGACTTCGTGCCCCGGCTGCCATTGCCATCGTGAAAGACGTGATGCTCTACATCATGGTGATCGCCGCGGTGGTGATTCTGCCGGCGAAGCTCGGCGGCTATGGACACATCTTCGCTACGGCTTCAGCCGCGCTCTCCACGCATAAGCCGGCCGCGTCCATCGTTCTGAAGCCCGCGCAGTACTGGAGCTATTCCACGCTGGCGCTCGGCTCGGCCATTGCCATCGTTCTTTATCCGCACACGGCTACGGGCGTGCTCAGCGCCGGCTCGGGCCGCATCATCAAGCGCAACGCCGCGCTCATGCCTGCTTACAATCTGCTGCTCGCGCTGATCGCGCTGCTCGGGTATATGGCGATTGCCGCCGGCGTCCATACCGCGGACACTTCGAGCGCGGTGCCGCTGTTGTTTGTGAAGATGTTTCCCGGCTGGTTCTCGGGCTTCTGCCTCGCCGCTATTGGTGTCGGTGCGCTGGTGCCCGCGGCGATTATGTCGATCGCTGCATCGAACCTGTTCACGCGCAATCTCTGGGCCGAGCTGCGCCGCACGCCCATGACCCCGCGGCAGGAGTCGTCGGTTGCGAAGGTCGTCTCGCTGTTTCTCAAGTTCGGAGCGCTGGCCTTCGTGCTCTTCGTCAAGGCGCAGTACGCCATCGAGCTGCAACTGCTCGGCGGCATCTGGATCGCGCAGCTCTTCCCGACCATCGTCCTCGGGCTCTTTACGCGCTGGCTCCATGGCCGCGCGCTCTTCTGGGGATGGGCTGCGGGCATGGCCACCGGCACCGGCCTGGCCATTACTCGCGATCTCAAGAGCTCGATCTACCCCTTCACCTTCGGGACGCATATCATCGCGGTCTATGTCGCCATTCCGGCGCTGCTCGTGAATCTCATCGTTGCCGCAATGGTCACGCTGCTGCTCCGTGCCATGGGCAGACCGCATCTGCCCGATGCAACCGAGCCGGAGGATTATCTGCCGGTTGAGGTATAG
- a CDS encoding enoyl-CoA hydratase-related protein, whose protein sequence is MTFESLLVETHEAVVRVTLNRPKVLNALNRHLLAELDAVIDAIAADSAIRAVILTGAGEKAFAAGADIAELARLGAAEGQQLALEGQRILARLETLGVPVIAAVNGFALGGGCELAMACTLRIAAETARFGQPEVKLGLIPGYGGTQRLPRLIGHGAALRLVLTGEIISATEALRIGLVDEVVPAADLLARVETVAATIAANAPFAVRQAIASLYGGADLPLDRALAHEAALFGLCCATEDKHEGTDAFLAKRAPQWKGR, encoded by the coding sequence ATGACTTTCGAATCCCTGCTTGTCGAGACTCACGAGGCTGTTGTCCGCGTAACCCTCAATCGTCCGAAGGTCCTCAACGCCCTCAATCGGCATCTTCTGGCCGAGCTTGATGCGGTGATCGATGCCATTGCCGCAGATTCGGCCATCCGTGCCGTGATCCTCACCGGAGCCGGCGAGAAAGCCTTTGCTGCCGGGGCCGATATTGCCGAGCTCGCCCGGCTGGGAGCTGCGGAGGGCCAGCAGCTCGCTCTCGAGGGGCAGCGTATTCTTGCCAGGCTCGAAACCCTGGGCGTGCCTGTCATCGCCGCGGTCAACGGTTTTGCCCTGGGCGGAGGCTGCGAGCTGGCCATGGCCTGCACTCTGCGCATCGCTGCCGAAACGGCAAGGTTCGGCCAGCCGGAAGTAAAGCTCGGTCTGATCCCCGGCTATGGTGGCACGCAGCGCCTGCCACGCCTGATCGGGCACGGGGCAGCCCTCCGCCTGGTCCTCACCGGTGAAATCATCTCTGCAACGGAGGCTCTGCGCATCGGTCTTGTCGATGAAGTCGTTCCCGCCGCCGATCTGCTCGCCCGGGTCGAGACCGTGGCCGCAACGATTGCCGCCAACGCGCCGTTTGCCGTGCGGCAGGCGATTGCTTCTCTCTATGGAGGAGCCGATCTGCCTCTCGATCGCGCCCTGGCTCACGAAGCCGCGCTATTCGGCCTCTGCTGCGCGACCGAAGACAAGCACGAGGGTACGGATGCTTTCCTGGCCAAGCGCGCGCCGCAGTGGAAAGGGCGCTGA
- a CDS encoding TonB-dependent receptor has protein sequence MRKPFHTLPAGRLLAAATLGLACTVSPLFAQVDQGGVSGTISDQTGAVIPGATVTLTNTDNGLSLTQKSNGAGQYNFTPVKVGNYSLKISADGFESVERSGIRVDVSGFVGVNMKLNPGAVSQVVQVKATTELQTQDAATGQVFSTQQIEDSPLQGRNYLFLAQITTGVNAPNQGNTQTAGSGAFSSNGSRVAQNNFILDGVDNNSNMQDFLNGATYAVAPPPDALEEFKVQSSDYSAELGHSTGAAVNASIKSGTNQIHGSLWEFFRSDRMTANDYFNTSGSTAYHANTFGATLGGPIIKDKLFVFADGQGTRISSFVPEEPNQTVPTDLMRTGDFSEMLDSANTEGNGAIALYKTGGNVTSAVGTGETAKDPTRYLACSTTAGYYTGTVTGENVICPSSVNSVAQRILKLFPEPNQGASHQVFDNYTIPATAATNDTTQYDVKVDFNPTSKDQAFGRYSYSNNPQTYTPPFPILDGGSYGSDGQESNYAKSGVFSETHFFSPTMSNEFRIGYNYLHASYLQDNSTEDLAAEYGLGGIPYSTDLGGFPDISFGGYINSIGVPSYMPSDEKQDVIEFIDNVSKVWGKHTFKTGVNLQHIRFYGLQTPNPIGSQSFSGLYTSDPGDLVNVTGSGAADFMLDMMNASSINSHTPFTDLRWYDAAFVQDDWKVKSNLTLNLGLRWEYTQPFEELHDEQANFVGDYTGMNEGSGTLYIPESQSGYAIPSTLSTYFAKDNINVAYTSDRSLVKPQHWEFAPRFGLAYQPKDGMVIRSGFGFFYGGQENIGLGLNLANNPPFFLSSTYNPSPDQCYNTAATGVVCPTNGQTLETGFGSDPGSEASLAANVNLPTLYQQDVKAKSTYTMSYNASVQQAITSTTSFTLSYQGNLTRRLRVSYNANQYPGNVPSGANSQLYQPFYDFGTIDRVINEGVGAYNSLQAKIEKKYSNGLYFLAGYTWSHSLDDAVEPIQGTDGQTSGNPAFTGLRFNYGASTTDVRNRFTFSPTYDLPFGQGQHFLNHGGVVNQVVGGWKLAAIFQAQTGTPVAFNGLFKVGDPFGTGGTPSAINQHNVTCASKVRTLDHWFNPCAFAQAPTAVSSLTGWTTDDNVILVSQAGTKPFGQGRLTVPGPGLDRTDMSLFKTFNLGYRHSAFTLRADAFNVFNHPSFGDPNNSITGTAAGDITKTRFSTVLPNARTIEVAGRLTF, from the coding sequence TTGAGAAAGCCTTTCCATACGCTGCCGGCCGGCCGACTTCTGGCAGCCGCGACGCTGGGGCTGGCCTGTACGGTTTCCCCGCTCTTCGCCCAGGTCGATCAGGGTGGCGTGTCTGGCACGATCTCCGACCAGACGGGTGCCGTGATCCCCGGCGCAACAGTCACGCTGACCAACACCGACAACGGGCTGAGCCTGACGCAGAAGTCCAATGGCGCAGGTCAGTACAACTTCACCCCGGTGAAGGTGGGCAACTACTCACTGAAGATTTCGGCGGATGGTTTTGAGAGCGTGGAGCGGAGCGGCATCCGCGTGGACGTCAGCGGTTTTGTCGGCGTCAACATGAAGCTGAATCCGGGCGCAGTCTCGCAGGTGGTGCAGGTCAAGGCGACCACCGAACTGCAGACGCAGGATGCTGCGACGGGGCAGGTCTTCTCGACGCAGCAGATTGAGGACAGCCCGCTGCAGGGACGCAACTACCTGTTCCTCGCGCAGATCACGACGGGCGTGAACGCGCCCAACCAGGGCAACACGCAGACCGCCGGCTCAGGTGCTTTCTCCTCGAACGGCAGCCGCGTGGCGCAGAACAACTTCATCTTGGACGGCGTGGACAACAACTCGAACATGCAGGACTTCCTCAACGGCGCGACCTACGCCGTGGCGCCTCCGCCGGATGCGCTCGAGGAGTTCAAGGTGCAGTCGAGCGATTACAGCGCGGAGCTCGGCCACTCGACCGGCGCGGCAGTGAACGCCAGCATCAAGTCGGGCACCAACCAGATCCACGGCAGCCTGTGGGAGTTCTTCCGCAGCGACCGCATGACCGCGAACGACTACTTCAATACCAGCGGCAGCACCGCGTACCACGCGAATACTTTCGGCGCGACGCTGGGCGGCCCGATCATCAAGGACAAGCTCTTCGTCTTCGCCGACGGCCAGGGCACGCGCATCTCGAGCTTTGTGCCGGAGGAACCGAATCAGACGGTGCCGACCGACCTGATGCGGACCGGCGACTTCTCGGAAATGCTGGACTCCGCCAACACCGAAGGCAATGGCGCCATCGCCCTGTACAAGACAGGCGGTAACGTGACCTCGGCGGTGGGCACAGGCGAGACCGCCAAAGACCCCACGCGCTACCTGGCCTGCTCGACGACGGCCGGTTATTACACAGGTACGGTCACGGGAGAAAACGTAATCTGCCCAAGTTCGGTGAACTCGGTGGCGCAGCGCATCCTCAAGCTCTTTCCCGAGCCAAACCAGGGCGCATCCCATCAGGTCTTCGACAACTACACCATCCCGGCGACGGCCGCCACGAACGACACCACGCAGTACGACGTGAAGGTGGACTTCAACCCGACCTCCAAGGACCAGGCCTTCGGCCGCTACAGCTATTCGAACAACCCGCAGACCTACACGCCGCCCTTCCCGATTCTCGACGGCGGCAGCTATGGCTCGGACGGCCAGGAATCGAACTACGCCAAGAGCGGCGTCTTCAGCGAAACGCACTTCTTCTCGCCGACGATGTCGAATGAATTCCGCATCGGCTACAACTACCTGCACGCCTCCTACCTGCAGGACAACAGCACCGAAGACCTGGCAGCGGAGTATGGTCTGGGTGGCATCCCCTACAGCACGGATCTGGGCGGCTTCCCGGATATCAGCTTCGGCGGCTACATCAACAGCATCGGCGTACCGTCGTACATGCCTTCGGATGAGAAGCAGGACGTAATCGAGTTCATCGATAACGTCTCAAAGGTCTGGGGCAAGCACACCTTCAAGACCGGCGTAAACCTGCAGCACATCCGCTTCTACGGCCTGCAGACCCCAAACCCGATCGGCTCGCAGAGCTTCTCCGGTCTCTACACTTCGGACCCGGGCGATCTCGTGAATGTGACTGGTTCGGGCGCGGCGGACTTCATGCTCGACATGATGAACGCCTCGAGCATCAACAGTCATACCCCCTTCACCGACCTGCGGTGGTACGACGCTGCCTTCGTGCAGGACGACTGGAAGGTGAAGTCGAACCTGACGCTGAACCTCGGCCTGCGCTGGGAGTACACGCAGCCCTTCGAGGAGCTGCACGACGAGCAGGCGAACTTCGTGGGCGACTACACAGGCATGAACGAAGGTTCGGGCACGCTGTATATTCCCGAGTCGCAGAGCGGCTACGCAATTCCGAGCACCCTTTCCACGTATTTCGCCAAGGACAACATCAACGTGGCGTACACCTCGGACCGTTCGCTGGTGAAGCCGCAGCACTGGGAGTTCGCTCCCCGCTTCGGCCTGGCTTACCAGCCGAAGGACGGCATGGTGATCCGCAGCGGCTTCGGCTTCTTCTATGGCGGACAGGAGAACATCGGTCTCGGCCTGAACCTGGCCAACAACCCGCCCTTCTTCCTGAGCAGCACCTATAACCCCTCACCCGACCAGTGCTACAACACCGCTGCGACCGGCGTAGTCTGTCCGACCAACGGCCAGACGCTCGAGACCGGCTTCGGCTCGGATCCGGGTTCGGAAGCCAGCCTGGCGGCCAACGTGAACCTGCCGACGCTTTACCAGCAGGACGTGAAGGCCAAGAGCACCTACACCATGAGCTACAACGCCAGCGTGCAGCAGGCCATTACCTCGACGACCTCCTTCACCCTCAGCTACCAGGGCAACCTCACCCGCCGCCTGCGTGTGAGCTACAACGCCAACCAGTACCCGGGCAATGTTCCCTCGGGCGCAAACTCGCAGCTCTACCAGCCGTTCTACGACTTCGGCACGATCGATCGCGTGATCAACGAAGGCGTGGGCGCCTACAACTCGCTGCAGGCCAAGATCGAGAAGAAGTACTCGAACGGCCTCTACTTCCTGGCCGGCTACACCTGGTCGCACAGCCTCGATGACGCCGTGGAGCCGATCCAGGGCACGGACGGCCAGACCTCCGGCAACCCGGCCTTCACTGGCCTGCGTTTCAACTACGGCGCCAGCACCACCGACGTCCGTAACCGCTTCACCTTCTCGCCTACCTACGATCTGCCCTTCGGCCAGGGTCAGCACTTCCTGAACCACGGCGGCGTAGTCAACCAGGTGGTCGGTGGCTGGAAGCTGGCCGCCATCTTCCAGGCGCAGACTGGCACTCCGGTGGCCTTCAACGGCCTGTTCAAGGTCGGCGACCCATTCGGCACCGGCGGCACGCCGAGCGCCATCAACCAGCACAATGTTACCTGCGCCAGCAAGGTCCGCACCCTGGACCACTGGTTCAACCCCTGCGCCTTCGCGCAGGCGCCGACCGCGGTCTCTTCGCTTACTGGCTGGACCACCGATGACAACGTGATCCTGGTCAGCCAGGCGGGCACCAAGCCTTTCGGACAGGGACGCCTCACCGTTCCCGGCCCGGGCCTGGACCGCACGGACATGTCGCTGTTCAAGACCTTCAACCTCGGCTATCGCCACTCGGCCTTCACGCTGCGCGCCGATGCCTTCAACGTCTTCAACCACCCATCCTTCGGCGATCCGAATAACTCGATCACCGGCACAGCAGCCGGCGACATCACCAAGACACGCTTCAGCACGGTGCTGCCCAACGCCCGCACGATTGAAGTGGCAGGCCGCCTGACCTTCTAA
- a CDS encoding pyridoxamine 5'-phosphate oxidase family protein — MQQSETVYSAPGRLNGLPSRVLTELDGAHLESRAGEAIRLSTVGEDGWPHAAQLSIGEVLALNPTELLVAIWPESNTAKNLKRDGRLTLSLVSEGGLLEMRGRADGPVLSRGRADSIPCRCPWPRAPRADPCHVPDRNRVWSSSP, encoded by the coding sequence ATGCAACAGAGCGAAACGGTTTATTCCGCGCCTGGCCGCCTGAATGGATTGCCGTCCAGGGTTTTGACTGAGCTGGATGGCGCGCACCTGGAATCGCGGGCGGGAGAGGCGATCCGCCTGTCCACGGTCGGTGAGGATGGATGGCCGCATGCCGCGCAGCTGAGCATTGGTGAGGTGCTTGCCCTCAACCCGACGGAACTGCTGGTAGCGATCTGGCCCGAATCGAATACCGCGAAGAACCTCAAGCGAGATGGCCGCCTCACTCTGTCACTCGTATCGGAGGGCGGACTGCTGGAGATGCGGGGCCGCGCTGACGGCCCCGTTTTGTCTAGAGGGCGTGCAGATTCTATTCCTTGCCGCTGTCCTTGGCCTCGGGCACCGAGGGCAGATCCTTGCCATGTTCCGGATCGTAATCGTGTTTGGTCATCCAGTCCTTGA
- the nusB gene encoding transcription antitermination factor NusB yields MSVTGKRRKSRELAMQMLFQADMGKQNPDEVRKTFWQAREEVDDDVRDFTEDLFRVAVARDEEIDTIIEKHSQNWKLARMSAVDRNVLRTAVAEMIGFTGTPAPIVINEALEIARRYSSPESINFLNGVLDAINRALLNARS; encoded by the coding sequence GTGAGCGTAACCGGAAAGCGCCGTAAGTCCCGCGAACTCGCCATGCAGATGCTCTTCCAGGCTGACATGGGCAAGCAGAACCCCGACGAGGTCCGCAAGACCTTCTGGCAGGCCCGCGAAGAGGTGGACGACGATGTCCGCGACTTCACCGAGGACCTCTTCCGCGTGGCAGTTGCCCGCGACGAAGAGATCGACACCATCATCGAGAAGCACTCGCAGAACTGGAAGCTGGCCCGCATGTCAGCCGTCGACCGCAACGTGCTGCGCACCGCAGTAGCCGAAATGATCGGCTTCACCGGCACGCCCGCGCCCATCGTGATCAACGAAGCTCTCGAGATTGCCCGCCGCTACTCGTCGCCCGAGTCGATCAACTTCCTGAATGGCGTGCTCGATGCCATCAACCGGGCTTTGCTGAACGCTCGCAGTTAA
- the ribH gene encoding 6,7-dimethyl-8-ribityllumazine synthase codes for MMKGITAIRPASSPAVFDTLVSFFSVLGFESGKGWQDEAGRGRPFLAPIGNLEFVDGEVPHTAGEADIYIECTQLDEVRGVIERWMVQYETESAPFLSSTVETTWKSRVFVAEPVPGYRYAFWEHTEPLAGRPVALEGDLVASDMKFAIILARWNAVITDRLLQGALDCLYRSGVRKDQVNIIRVPGAWEIPSAARAVAETKLVDGIITLGLLLRGETAHYEAIYNEVSRGIGQSQQETGIPHAFGVLTCETLEQALDRAGLKAGNKGFEAASAAIEMVSLHRKLAQQTAEKVEAAQ; via the coding sequence ATGATGAAAGGCATTACGGCGATACGGCCCGCCAGCTCTCCGGCCGTCTTTGATACGCTCGTCAGCTTCTTTTCCGTCCTTGGTTTCGAGTCCGGCAAGGGCTGGCAGGACGAGGCTGGCCGCGGCCGTCCTTTCCTTGCTCCCATCGGCAACCTCGAATTTGTCGATGGCGAAGTGCCGCACACCGCCGGCGAGGCCGACATCTATATCGAATGCACCCAGCTCGACGAGGTCCGCGGGGTGATCGAGCGCTGGATGGTCCAGTACGAAACCGAGAGCGCTCCTTTCCTCTCTTCGACCGTCGAAACTACCTGGAAATCCCGCGTTTTTGTCGCCGAGCCGGTACCCGGATACCGCTACGCCTTCTGGGAGCACACCGAACCTCTGGCTGGCAGACCGGTCGCGCTCGAAGGCGATCTGGTCGCATCGGACATGAAGTTCGCCATCATCCTTGCCCGCTGGAACGCCGTGATCACCGATCGCCTGCTCCAGGGCGCGCTCGACTGCCTCTACCGGTCCGGCGTCCGCAAGGACCAGGTCAACATCATCCGCGTGCCCGGCGCCTGGGAGATTCCCTCGGCTGCCCGCGCCGTGGCTGAGACCAAGCTGGTCGACGGCATCATCACGCTGGGCCTGCTGCTGCGCGGCGAAACCGCGCACTACGAGGCCATCTATAACGAGGTTTCGCGCGGCATCGGCCAGTCCCAACAGGAGACCGGCATTCCCCATGCCTTTGGCGTGCTCACCTGTGAAACCCTCGAGCAGGCGCTCGACCGAGCCGGTCTGAAAGCCGGCAACAAGGGCTTCGAGGCCGCCTCGGCCGCAATTGAGATGGTGTCGCTGCACCGCAAGCTCGCCCAGCAAACGGCGGAGAAAGTCGAAGCCGCCCAGTGA
- a CDS encoding type II toxin-antitoxin system VapC family toxin, producing the protein MRYLLDTHTLIWAGESPEKLTPRVRAILADETITAVVSAVSAWEIATKVRLARLPEAVRLEEDFLGHVSRAGYELLSITPAVALRAGRLSGDHGDPFDRMLAAQALAEDMPILSLDAGLDLFGVRRIWQ; encoded by the coding sequence ATGAGATATCTGCTCGATACGCACACCTTGATCTGGGCAGGTGAGTCTCCAGAGAAACTCACCCCCCGCGTGCGCGCGATTCTTGCCGACGAGACCATCACTGCTGTCGTCTCCGCGGTCTCGGCCTGGGAAATCGCGACCAAAGTGCGCCTCGCCCGTCTTCCCGAAGCTGTCAGGCTGGAAGAGGACTTTCTCGGCCATGTCAGCCGTGCGGGCTACGAATTGCTCTCCATCACCCCGGCTGTGGCTCTCCGCGCCGGGCGGCTCTCGGGCGACCATGGCGACCCCTTCGACCGCATGCTGGCCGCGCAGGCGCTGGCCGAGGATATGCCCATCCTCAGCCTCGATGCCGGGCTGGACCTCTTCGGCGTCCGCCGGATATGGCAGTAA
- a CDS encoding type II toxin-antitoxin system Phd/YefM family antitoxin, translating into MASATVFEAKTRLSELIRKALAGETVIITSGRDKKPVVRLEPIEPVKKPQRLGFLYDPNFKLGDAFWEPLSDVEMGIASDPFDEVIRAGMRSSESDRDSE; encoded by the coding sequence ATGGCTTCAGCAACTGTTTTTGAGGCAAAGACTCGGTTGTCCGAATTGATCCGCAAGGCGCTGGCCGGCGAGACGGTCATCATCACCTCCGGACGCGACAAGAAGCCGGTGGTGCGGCTGGAGCCGATTGAGCCGGTGAAGAAGCCGCAGCGTCTTGGTTTTCTCTACGATCCCAACTTCAAGCTCGGCGATGCCTTCTGGGAGCCGCTCTCGGATGTGGAGATGGGCATCGCATCCGATCCGTTCGATGAGGTGATCCGCGCCGGCATGAGGAGTTCGGAGAGCGACCGCGACTCCGAATGA
- a CDS encoding Hsp20/alpha crystallin family protein, protein MVITHRDSLRDVIALQNRLNALFSERANGKQNDTAEKPASFVPAVDIFENEQKIVLQLEAPGLKQEDFDIQLENDTLTVRGERKLSAEAKEEDFRRIERRYGSFARSFSIPVTVNQESVKASYDAGVLSIELGKRPEAKPKQIKVN, encoded by the coding sequence ATGGTTATCACTCATCGGGATTCTTTGCGCGACGTCATCGCTCTGCAGAACCGCCTGAACGCCCTCTTCTCCGAGCGCGCTAACGGGAAGCAGAACGACACGGCGGAAAAACCGGCCTCGTTCGTCCCCGCGGTCGACATCTTCGAGAACGAACAGAAGATCGTTCTCCAGCTCGAAGCCCCGGGGCTCAAGCAGGAAGACTTCGACATTCAGCTGGAAAACGACACCCTGACGGTACGCGGCGAACGCAAGCTCTCCGCCGAGGCGAAGGAAGAGGACTTCCGCCGCATCGAGCGCCGCTACGGCAGCTTCGCTCGCTCCTTCTCGATCCCGGTGACGGTTAACCAGGAAAGTGTGAAGGCGAGCTATGATGCGGGCGTGCTCAGCATCGAGCTCGGCAAGCGGCCCGAAGCCAAGCCCAAGCAGATCAAGGTCAATTAG